One stretch of Penaeus vannamei isolate JL-2024 chromosome 7, ASM4276789v1, whole genome shotgun sequence DNA includes these proteins:
- the LOC138862151 gene encoding uncharacterized protein, giving the protein MLRTVNDYVASCQACQRRKGPAYRASLAAAFQTTLPLEKISANLLELDTTAEGNRYVLSLVDHDSRYLQLIALPSKDASTVTEAFLRHFVTLLMVKNALAPLLETFPHEWDELLPYVRLAVHTAVHRSTEQPLDFLMGHHGTFPQVNTNYMEVDPEAAGAYVQRL; this is encoded by the exons ATGCTTCGCACAGTTAACGATTATGTTGCAAGCTGTCAGGCTTGTCAAAGACGTAAAGGTCCAGCCTACCGGGCATCTCTCGCAGCAGCCTTTCAAACAACACTCCCACTTGAGAAGATATCAGCAAATCTTCTTGAGCTCGATACAACTGCCGAAGGAAATAGGTATGTGCTATCTCTTGTTGACCATGATAGCAGATATTTGCAGCTCATAGCACTACCTAGTAAAGATGCCTCTACAGTCACTGAAGCTTTTCTTCGCCATTTTGTAACCTT GCTAATGGTGAAGAATGCCCTTGCCCCTCTATTAGAGACATTTCCTCATGAGTGGGATGAACTTCTTCCCTATGTTCGCCTTGCTGTTCATACAGCTGTCCATAGGTCCACAGAACAACCATTGGATTTTCTGATGGGTCACCACGGGACTTTTCCACAGGTAAACACGAACTATATGGAAGTGGATCCAGAAGCTGCAGGGGCGTATGTCCAGCGACTCTAA